DNA from Pomacea canaliculata isolate SZHN2017 linkage group LG9, ASM307304v1, whole genome shotgun sequence:
CACCTAATCAAAAATATTCACTCAGCCTACACGTCGGATTTAGCTGATTACTCATTCGCTCAGCAGTAGACCCCGGAGGTGTAAAAGTCGTTAAAGATGGCGGAGTGACACTAGTTGTCCAGCGGACTGTCCACACCTGTCGGTCCTATTGACTGTACATCTCTACGCCCCTCCCCCTGTAGTGACGTCACGCGGTCCAGCACTGACCGGACATGAGTGACAACTGTTGATTGGTCGGTGGCAGAGAAACTAGGTAGCCAGGGGCGGGGCTTATCTAGGTAAGAAAAACTTAATCAGAAAAACCCGATATAAAATGTCGCATTATTGGCCTCTGACTATACAATCTTAATATTGGAAAGCGTTCTTCACAAAGTCgagcagataaataaaataagttaacTGTCAGGATACTGTTTTGTGTGACATATATAAAGTTTCTTTGCAATGCAATATGGGAAACGGTATCACACAGCATCactatacaaaaatataaaaaatattgacgATACACATgtaatgcaaaataaaacttgtagagACTTAGCAAAAGGTATTTGTTATTAAGAACTGCTTAAAGGTCGATCTCACAAACAAATGGAAATTTCGAATCACATCTAATATCATTTCCTCGATAGTTAACGAGGCTCAAACAATCTTCCAGGCCATCGTAGTTGAATGGTTCGTATGCGCTCCAAATCTCCGACACTGCGGGCAACGGAGACCCGTCTGTCCAGGTGAACTGCCGGTGTCTCCCTATCGCATCGGCGCCCAGCCAGGTATACTTAGGAACTGAACAGCAAAAAGtacatttgatgatgatgatgatgatgaggattatgatgatgatgatgatgtagtagTGACAAGGAGTAATGACAAGGTTGGACACTACATAGCCTACCactctgtacaagtccctccaAGTTTCCACCCAACTGTGGTGATCAGACGTAGACTGTGGTTGCCAATATGAGACATTTGACAACTATAGTACCCAAGAAAACTGCTCCAATATTCTACATCGACTTAAGGTGGAACACCATTTCCACCATCATGGAACACCAGGAATCATTCTCCGCACCATTACGCGCTGCTGGCCACGTGACACTCTTCTTTAGAgtcagtcattcagtcattctcttcttcaatatttaatattccTTATTGTTCTTTTACCCTTCAAGGGGTCTTGAGACACAAAACGAAAAATATCTATTCACATAGTGTACGACTCCCTGCTTTCCTCTCATCCTCGTTTGAAGACTTTTACCAGAGATGATCTTCTCTCGTTCTTATGGCTAGAGCCTCATCCCAACGGTCTAGTCGCGCGTCCACTCGACTGTTTTCTTTGACCGATAAACCACACCAGACAGTTTCTTTTTCACAATTCTCAGTCAAGCAAGAAACTAAAACTACTTCTATGTCCTTGATGAGGGCTTGAGTCTGACATTCTTACTATCACTAAAACTTGACTCAAAGAGAAAATGCAATATGAAAGCTGTTGTCTCCACTTACCCGGGTTCAGTGGTACCAGTGACCTCAGTGGGGGTTCGTCCAGGGCCAGTGTCTTGAGGTGGTACAGGTGTCCTCCCTCTAAAGCACACTGTTGTGTTGCTGACGAATATGTCGCCAGTGTGGAGTTGAGTTTGGCGCAGCGAAGACCGAGCATGGTGAAGCCCGCACTGGCCCAGCAGTTTTCTAAAAGTTAAGCAAAATcaacaaatataatattttttctcacagtttttaaatctttggTTTTCTTCGTCCCAAAGCTTTATACCGGAATTCATAGCTTGACACTTGTAGGTAAAGTttatacaaacacatgcacatttcGTGGATTCTTTCTTTTACCTGGAGCTGCCTAAACTTTGGCACATCGAGCGCCATGACAACCCAACCCTTCCTCGCCTTAATCCTTTAATTTACTATTTGTTTCCTACCTGCTGTAGGTTTACAGCAAGACCACACTAGTCATCACATTTCCAGTCAATAGAAACTGGTTAAGCAGCAAATCGTCTTACTTTTGATTTTGTCGTAGCACACAGCACCCTCAACAGACGACACCTGCCCACTAGGGGGCGTCATCCCGTCGTCCACGAAGCAGTCCAGAGAGACGGTGTGATGGCAAAACCTGAAACATCTCGCGTTTTGCAGACAAAAACTTGCACAATGGACAGGTGACCTCGCTCGTATCTGGTTTGTGGTTGGTAAGATGTGACTGCCAGACCTTTCCCACTGGCCACTCGTGGTGACACTCCAGGTGTGAACATGCTGCTGACACAAGATGGCGACAAGAAGAGCGGTCAGCATTGCAAGACGTTGAGATGTGGTGAGCAGATGACTAGTCGCTGTGAGACTCATGCCAGAAGTTGTAAGTTGTAACTTCCCTCAGTTGTCTTAGAGTTTTATATCACCCTTGCAACCAGCTCACCTGATTTAGTTTCACAAGTATTGATTGTGGTGAAGAAGACACATCATTCATTCATGAGTATCGCCACTGAAGTGGGAATAAGAGACCAAAATGCTTCGTCTGCTACCTcaaaaagacacaaaaggaTAACAGTCGATGGCAGAAGCAAACGACAACATGGAAAACGAAGAAAAGATGGGCGAATAGATGTTAGAGTGGTCTTTTATAAATTATGCATTTACTGCATGTTCCATACCCACGAGCCCACCCCAGGGGTGTAGCAGCCCCGATGCACACATTCAGTGAAGCCTCATGAAAGACGATGTGGTCAATTCTTTGATTGCTCCATCTTGTGAAGATAGATTACCATTTGTCTGAGCATTCATCTTATTACCCACTAACTGAGCTCATGTCATGTGCTTGGACAAACAACTTAAGGTGACTGTGTTGTGACATGACATCTGACACCAGACACAAAGCTTGACACTCCACTGTGACTGTAGTGTTGCGTTGATGATGCCACAGAAtgacaatacaaacaaacaacagataaCAGGTTGATCCTCTGTGGTCAAATACTCAACCCTATGGAACTGATACTGGACTCAATCTCTGTCCTGTCAGTCAACCTGTGTGTCAGCTCTGTACCCTGTTGTGGAGGGTTAGGGTTCAGGAAGCATCTCAAGACCCCACGTTTCATGATCAGTCACTAAAATATTCCTGGAGGCTTTCAGGACTAAATAGGTCTGAAACTAAATTTGTCTATTCTTTCGACAGTTTGTTTGGTCAGTGTTGCTGTATACACCGGGTGTAGTTGATAGGAAGTAAGTAATATGTACACTACTGTATTGTCATTCTCAGGGGAATTAAAAGTTTGCGCCTTTGGCCAAGTTGGATCCTGGTtatggatttttcttttcactttaaaGCAGACATCTTTATTGTAAAGCATGGGCCAGAAAATGCTTGGCAACAACGATGGAACTGAAAATGCCTGCTAACAGCTATCGAATATTACTCTATCTACAGTCCAGTGGATAGGCTGAAGCCTTCACAGTTTAAAAGAGACATACACACTGTCGCTAAAAGCAGGAAGGAAAATATGTGAACAAAGAGTCAAGTATGTGTCCAGGATGCTGAGATGTGAGCAGTAatgttgccatggagacagGACAAGACTAACGGGGAGGACACTGGCCTCTCGTTTGTAAAGAAACTAATGGCCTGGTAGCCAAGGGTGTGGAAGCCGTGGGCAGGATGTGAGTAGGTCGAACTCGAACTTTCCAGGGTATTTCACAAACACACGAGGCAGTTCTGAGCAGGGGAGGTCAGGGAGGGGCAGCTCTGTCCAATCAGCTCAGGCGAGCCTGGAAAACTGTTATCTTTCGATTTGAATCTgagaacaacaataataaaatatgagacACTCTTTGCACTCCTGAAAGCTTAACTAGAGACTTTGTAGTTAGTAAACCCGTTAGAGGTTTGAGCTTCGTCTCAGAAGATTTGACTAAACTTGTTCCTCGTTACCCTGCCAACAGAACTACTTGCTTACTGCACACGTGGTGGTGATTGAGAGTAGAGGAAGAGTTTCAATATACTTATTATACTGTCACACTGAAGACAAAGTGAATCATTTACTGTTCACGTGCCATATACCCAACAAGGCTATGAGACCAATCCCATTTTGTTCTTCTTAAAAGAGtgtctttttaaacaaataatatcCCTATCATGCAGTTTGGTGCATCTACAGGGACATGCACTACTTACAAGTATGAGATGGCATCTCTCAATGCCAATGTTTAGCTTCCCGAGGACGTATGGACTTTTCCCATCACTGAGATTTGATTTCAGGTGCACTGATTGACACTATTTAATCTTTTTCTACAGAACCAGGCCACTCACTGTGAGCAACACAGATTCCATCTAATTACTTTGAAATTCCATTGTTTCGGGCATGCTTTTATGTTCAGATTTCTACACCAATGACAAAACTCATGTTTGATTGAAATGGAACAGGAACCGCTGCTTCTTCTGGCAAACCCGGGGTGAAGCTCAATAATCTCACGGTGCATTTGCAAAGACTGTGTTCACATTGTTTGCTGCCAACGGAAGTCGCTCTGTGCGGCATCATCCATAAAAGAACAAAGTTGTATTTAGAGAGTACAGTCGTGACCACAGGCTGAGTCTCAAAGTGACCGACCGTTGGATCATGAAACATCCATGTCTTGCGCTGTCAGCTGGCCTTCTTGTCTTTATCTTGTGCCAGCAGCACATTTACAGTATGTATGTTTTCAGAAGCAGCCAGTGGGTGAAGTCCAGGAGTAAACTCTTGCTGAACATGACGCCTGTGACAGCGAGGTCACGGGTTCAGTGCGCAGGTCTGTGTGTGGCGGAAGTCAGATGTGTCACGTTCTGTCACAACTCGGTCACGCTGGCCTGTTTCCTGGACCTGGGTGTGTCCTCAGACTTTGGACAGGAGAGTACAGACGGTAGGAAATGCTTTACTAGGATAAAAGGTAAGTTAAATGGATGCGTACGAATTGACTTAGTTTATTTTCGATTTACAGACAATCATTATTGGACAACATCGTAGGAAAACACACTTGTTCATTTGAGCTTTTATTTTcctgtgtgtaaaatgtatgcTTCTATTCATTAGCATtaattgctttatttattgGATTGAAAAGTAAGAGCTAAGTATATGGCCCCCTGTGTTGGCACCTGGATACAGCCTCGTTTTAGCCTTGTCGATGCTGAATGTGTCTGGAAACGTCTCAGCAGTAGGTTGTACTCGATCTGGTTGTGGAGCGAAATATCTGGAGAAGTACCAGGCATCATCATGGTGATGTCCCCTTGCccaactggctggaggggacagagctctgttgtatttttttgttttttctgacatcctcctggtgttggacttgtgcttGTGTATAAttttgatgggcctgccatcgtgtgtgtggagtgtaGTGCCTCTTCGCTTTGGTGACTGCAATTCTTTGCAATTCTTTGTCAACCTTCTGACTTGGCGATCGGCGGCGCAGTCAGTAAGCTTCATGTCCGTTGGATCGgtgtacttttgtgtgtgctggggtcattcgtcgttcCGTAGGACTGGTGTCGTCTTTTTGATGTGCTATGTGCAGATATCTTTCGTATGAAATGCATTCCGGCTTATATGACTTGTTTGATATTAGGCCTGCGGATTGTGCTCATATTgcgtgtagacgctgacctttgacttggagtaccgtcattttgttctgacgtcacattattttacgtcattttaTGTCATATGTGAAGTGCCTTCCCCTGTGTACGGGGTGTCCATGTAGAGGTCgcacctttgactttccggcagcagtgtcccctgggacagacgggagcactggtcctcacatggcactcaactctcacagctggctccaggtccttaACCTAGCCACACACcggtaaccgcttctgctggcgggccaaacgctgtgaggggctgacgtgttcttatgcacgtcaataaaatacttggagaggagatgggcgccaccaagttcgccaaagcccactgaaaggacttatggtagcaaaacagaatagaagcaacatgccggatcggtcgaggcccggatcaccaacgaccgcgcacccctctggtggtctccagggagggagcgacaagtgtgctactggaaccaagtctacacccaagtctacaatcaagctgcctacacaagggactactatcggaacatggaatgttcgtACACTCTAtcaatgcggcaaagtgaaagaactcacacacgagttacagcgttaccgctgggacatagtgggacttgcggaagtccgatggactggtttcggggagtcaactacagatgaaggccacaagctctggttcagcggagacgaaaccaagcatgaacgtggtgtcgctttcattgtcaggaaggaggtggctggaactgtcatcagctgcaccccagtctctagcagacttatctccatccgaatctctgctcgaccgcacaacatcaccattatacaagtgtacgccccaacatcagaacacgaagatgaagatgttgaggaattctacgaggagctggacaacatcatcaagaaaactccgaagaaagacatcttgcttgtccttggcgactggaatgctacgatcggccctgatgcttaccaacaatgggcaggaacagtcggcaagtttggcctaggcaacaccaacgcaagaggcctacggctactagaattggcacagagtcaccgtctcaccattgccaataccctccacccgcacaagaagtcaagaactgtaacgtggcattcgccgggaggtctggtccataaccagattgacttcatcttgctgcctcagcgtttcaaatcaagcatcaacaaagcacaaacgaggtcctttcctggcgctgacataggcagcgaccacaacctcgtcctcactagcctcaagttgaaactgaagttgagacatgacaacaataagagccctcgcatccgtttcaaccttgagaagctcaaagatccggacacagagaggatcttccaggcccaggtggggggcaaatttgcagccctgacTACtttagactgcgacatagacacccttgctggaagtatcaaagaagtgctactctctactgcagaccaAGTGCTGGAGAAGCAGAGGacgcgcaaacaaccctgggtaacagacgacatccttgatctttgcgacgtaaggagagccttgaagaaagagagaggtcgagacccgacgacagcagacaagtacagaatTGTCAACCagaagatcagaacaaggatgaaggaggcaaaagaagattggatcgaagaccagtgttgcagcgtggaaataggcatggcaagcggagacagcaagaaggcatatgaaacattgaaggccctcaccaagactcagcagcgaccagccacagtcatcgaagacagcaccGGACAGCTCTTTACGGAGAAAGCTGCTGTACTGAGCCGATGGACTGAATactgccaagacttgtacaactacaagatcgaaccagacaccagcattctccagcatcaccagactgggacaagagagactgaagacctgccagtcctcactgatgaggtgagagaagctatgcacagtctgaagggaggaaagtcacctggtgtggacaacgtacccgctgagctgctgaagcatggaggagacgcaacaaccaaggccttcaccacactgtgtcaaaagatatgggaagaaaagaaatggccagaagaatgggctcagtctattatcatcccactccctaagaaagggaacctgaagcagtgccagaactacagaaccatcagtctgataagtcacccaagcaaagtcatgctcagaatcatcctcaaccgcttaaaacctattgcagaggaactgctggcagaagaacaggctggcttcagggctggaagaagcacggtagaacagatctttaactgccgtgttatgatagaaaaacacctggagcatcatcgtgaactataccataacttcatcgatttcaaaaaagcttttgatcgtgtctggcacgatggactctggcaggtcatgagatcattcaacatagaggaggactgatccagatggtagcagcactctacaagaacgcctccagcgcggtgcTACTCGACAACCagctaggcgagttcttcgcgatgacgatcggggtccgtcaagggtgcctactctctcccatcctttttaacatcttccttgaaaaaatcatgcaagaaaccctccacaaccaccttacctcaatctccattggtggcagaccctgtgcaacctacgctttgcagatgacattgacctcatggcaggcagtaacaacgaacttcaggatttgacggacagactctccaggcgagcggggggcctatggcatggaaataagctcagaaaaaagcaaagtaatgattatttccaccaccgacaacagcagcaacatcgtcatgaacggccagaaactggaggaggtcaacagcttcaagtacttgggtgccaccctgactagagatggttgctgtacagcagagatccgtatcaggattggtatggcaacatccgcaatgtccaggctggacaggatctggcgaagtaactcaatcagcttcagtaccaagcacaggctgtacaagtccctcgtagtgtcaatccttctctacggctgcgagacttggacgctgcttgccgcaacggagaagaaactccaggcctttgagaacaagtgcctgagaaagctgctccgcatctcgtaccgcgaacacaagaccaacgaatacgtacggagcaccgtaacctctctcgtgggcccacatgagccccttctggcaacagtgaagcggcgcaagctcgcctggttcggtcacgtcacccgccacaacaccctgtccaagacgatcctacaagaaaccctcgaagggagccgtcgtcgtggtcgtccgaggaaaagctgggtcaccaacatcaaagaatggaccgaacgcgagatgccagacctgctctcatctgctcaagacaggaccgggtggaaaattctgtctgttgctgctgccagacggtcccccctacgcccggaccggttttgggattgacctgacctgacctgaccagGCAGTCATCCTCGATTGTTTATGAGGATGAAGGGCTCTGGCAGGAGCGAGTCTGTGTCTGTACAGACCTACACAGTTTGCCTCAGAACAGCTTCAGGAGCTTCAGAGCTGTTCTGtgcttttgaaaaagaaattacacaagatattaatttcaaaagtaaaaataaccaGTAAATGATATAGACTTACAGCGACGAAcgtattaaatatttacaattctttatttacctTTCACTAGTAACTGATATTTTCTCCGTGGCCCCAGCTACCTGTCCAGCCAGCGAGGGCTACAGTCTGTACAGCAGTCGTTGCCTCAAACTGAGCTCCAGTCCACTGACTTACCTCTCAGCCAAAGACCACTGTGCTTCAGAAGGAGGTCACCTGTATTACCTCAAGAATACTTACCTGGACCTGAACCCACTGGCACTACTGATCCGGCAAAATCAGTGTAAGTTGCGAGAAGATGCTTATGACTGCCAGTGATACATTATTCCGTGTGTCGATACAAACCAGAAGGTCCAAGCTAGAAAGACTATCATCCATCTGTGACAGCACTGGGCTTAGAACAggacagcaaacacaaaaaaagttgaagTATAGAATAAAACGTTGCTATGTCATCTTTAAAAGTTCTTCCTGTTATGCttgttgttattaaaataattttaatcatAGCGTGAACGCTGCAATGATTATagaatatttctgttttagttAATTGGTTCTACTGGGTGGGTGCTGATGCCATTGGAAAAAGCCGACATTTTACCTGGGGCGACGGAACTCCCTTGTCCAGCACTTCGGAACTTTGGATGACAGGTGAACCCAACAACTTCTACAACAGGGGCGAGGactgtgtgtgcatgaagaACGTTAGTGCGAACGACAACATATGTGGCGATGtcctttggtttgtttgtgagATTGACTAGTCGGTCCTGTCTtcattaattaacattttgtttgaactCATTTCTTTGCCTTGAGATTTTACATGGCGAAACCGGTCAAACGCCAGGTAACTTTAGCGAGAGGTGATTTGTAAGACAAATTATTTTActcagaataaaaatattaaaaaaataaataaagcgcTCAGATTTTCTACAGCAGTTCATGgcgcacatacacatacgcaTTAACTAAATTTGAATagtcagcaacagcaacagcaacagccgcTTGAAAGTCGGTTACAATGTTATTAAtctaaatgaaaaattaaaaaggacaGATTTATTAACGGTGTCCTTTGCCAAATGACTTGGGTGGAAATTCCTATTTCAAAAAGATAAACTTTTACAATTAACTGATTGAAATGCGATTGTAAGAAAATGGTTAGtttgaaacttaaaattttaGGCGGAAATGATTCAGAATGTCGGCAAAATTACCGAGTATAGTTGCTTTTTTCCATAATTAGCATGGAAAAAGAATACTGTTTTAGTGTTTCAATACTTGAAATCAGTTTTGGAATAGCTGTTAGAGTCCATCGTCATTGTCCATTGTCATGGTTTCTGTGTTATCAAGAAATGGTGAAGCTGTGTCGAGATCTGACCGGAAGTTAAAGCTGTTTGTCAAATgactttacacttttatttgttaGCTGTCATTGTGCCTGAGGTTACCTTAGATAATAATTGGTATTTGTAAACGAATTttacaaagaattaaaataagcCGTGCACACTGATCATATGTTGGTGTGTTTGACTGTTTGGGCATCAAGTCTGTTAGTGTGTCTGATATTTCTATTTTCTCGGATGTTGATGTGTTCTTGTCGTCTGTCAAGGGTTTCACTGATGTCACATTGTTCACATTGTTTTAACAGATACAGATAACTGAACCTCCGAGGTAGATATAAAAGATCAGGTAACGAATCTTTCGATGAGCCATGAGGTAAGGTCGAAGTTATCACTCCTTGACCCTTGGACCCTGTGTGAAAAAACCGGCCATGTTGGCTGTTAGCAGACTATTAAAAGATGTTATTCGAAATAATACACAACAAGTGAGTTTTCTGCACTACACACCACAGAGGGTTGTCCTCATATTATGTATACCCGCTTGAAAACCAGTCAAACCCCTCTCACCTTCTAATAAAAGTTGAAACTGGaaactgcaaaataaacaagtctgtGCATGTCTGAAAGTCACACTGATCCTCTCTAACGATCCCTACAAATACTTCAATATTTATGGCTTCACCAGACATCGTATGTACTCTTCATTAAAACTACACACTGCGTTTTATCTAGTTTTTCTTTACGCAGacgaatataaaaaaatgttcaggatTTGTTGAAtcgcgaacttgtattacttgactgctggcagacgattttttttcagttaactactaaaacgaggttAGTGTGTACAAaacttctggtttattcacatttcagattaactactaaaacgaggcaggtgtatacacagtttccggtttagtcacattcattgttacggctcgccgagactaacagcggagaacttggcaagagccttagcgttggtctcggcagacagacagcagtccacctacacacttCCGGGGTTTGATCGCTTGCTTTATGTTTGTTTCCCACTGCAAAGCAC
Protein-coding regions in this window:
- the LOC112572420 gene encoding macrophage mannose receptor 1-like: MTPVTARSRVQCAGLCVAEVRCVTFCHNSVTLACFLDLGVSSDFGQESTDGRKCFTRIKATCPASEGYSLYSSRCLKLSSSPLTYLSAKDHCASEGGHLYYLKNTYLDLNPLALLIRQNQFNWFYWVGADAIGKSRHFTWGDGTPLSSTSELWMTGEPNNFYNRGEDCVCMKNVSANDNICGDVLWFVCEID